A single window of Paenibacillus sp. FSL H8-0537 DNA harbors:
- a CDS encoding ubiquitin-like domain-containing protein, which produces MGIIQASETHGKRSSSMSFALRWKRENLRLILLSTTISIAMTFMFLVLLYGSADKSVSVVVNGQETVVSTKQWVLQRLLDEQAITIGPHDEVSVPLNTAVKEGDRFEIKHAVPLLVKADGKTSTVYTTEKTVQAAIKKLNIPVEDDDKVLPSLGSGVSADMTVTVIRVDTKLGKSSSTTPFTIVKKEDPNLEVGKEKVVQTGKEGVVTIKIEKQFEDGVLVSKKVVDKVVESAAVNQVVAIGTKKPEPKVTVLSTATTSNNVTVDGTTLTSKKVLSNVTLTAYSAGLASTGKSEGHPDYGITASGAKVSEGRTIAVDPDVIPLGWWVYIEGIGFRRAEDTGSAIKGSKIDVYFDSEKQANQFGKKKGFTVYVIGPNKPSLS; this is translated from the coding sequence GTGGGCATTATTCAAGCAAGTGAGACCCATGGGAAACGATCATCCAGCATGTCTTTCGCATTGCGATGGAAGCGTGAAAACTTGCGTTTGATTCTTTTGAGTACTACGATCTCAATCGCTATGACTTTCATGTTTTTGGTGTTGTTGTACGGATCGGCTGACAAAAGCGTATCCGTAGTAGTGAATGGACAAGAAACTGTTGTTTCAACGAAGCAATGGGTCCTGCAACGCCTACTGGATGAACAAGCTATTACAATTGGCCCGCATGACGAGGTATCTGTACCTCTGAATACGGCAGTAAAGGAAGGGGACCGCTTTGAAATTAAGCATGCGGTACCGCTACTTGTAAAAGCTGATGGCAAGACATCAACGGTGTACACGACAGAGAAAACCGTGCAGGCAGCGATAAAGAAATTAAATATTCCTGTTGAAGATGATGATAAAGTATTACCTTCGCTTGGCTCGGGCGTCAGCGCGGATATGACCGTAACGGTCATTCGCGTCGATACGAAGCTTGGCAAGTCGTCCAGCACAACACCGTTCACCATTGTGAAGAAGGAAGATCCGAACCTGGAAGTAGGCAAGGAGAAGGTTGTGCAGACGGGCAAAGAAGGCGTCGTAACGATCAAAATTGAGAAGCAGTTCGAAGATGGCGTGCTAGTCTCCAAGAAAGTGGTAGACAAGGTAGTCGAATCGGCTGCGGTTAATCAGGTCGTTGCAATCGGTACGAAAAAGCCGGAGCCTAAGGTTACTGTGCTGTCCACAGCGACAACCAGCAACAATGTAACGGTAGACGGCACCACGCTCACATCCAAAAAGGTGCTTAGCAACGTCACCTTGACGGCTTATTCAGCTGGCTTAGCTTCGACGGGCAAGAGCGAAGGCCACCCGGATTACGGTATTACGGCTTCAGGTGCTAAAGTATCGGAAGGACGGACGATTGCCGTGGACCCGGATGTCATTCCACTCGGTTGGTGGGTGTACATCGAAGGTATTGGTTTCCGCCGCGCTGAAGATACCGGAAGTGCGATCAAGGGCAGTAAGATCGATGTGTATTTTGACAGTGAAAAGCAAGCTAATCAATTCGGGAAGAAAAAAGGTTTTACCGTCTATGTGATTGGTCCTAATAAGCCATCTCTTAGCTAA
- the rnmV gene encoding ribonuclease M5 encodes MIKEMIVVEGKEDTVAIKRAVEADTIETNGSAIGEDVLRRIALAQERRGVIIFTDPDHAGERIRKIVAQRVPGCKHAFLPQELASYKGDIGIENAAPDAIRQALSELRTETAASVGAITWDDLMAAGLIVHEEAAKRRLVMGKLLGIGYANGKQFYKRCTSFCITREEFEKALQAMEQQEQG; translated from the coding sequence GTGATCAAGGAAATGATTGTAGTAGAAGGCAAAGAGGATACGGTGGCGATTAAGCGGGCCGTTGAAGCCGATACGATAGAGACGAATGGATCGGCCATTGGCGAGGATGTGCTGCGGCGCATTGCGCTGGCACAGGAGCGCCGTGGCGTTATTATATTTACAGATCCGGACCATGCAGGAGAGCGTATTCGCAAAATCGTCGCTCAGCGCGTGCCGGGCTGCAAGCATGCTTTTTTACCGCAGGAGCTGGCCTCCTATAAAGGGGATATCGGCATTGAGAATGCGGCTCCTGATGCAATCAGGCAGGCGCTCTCGGAGCTGCGGACAGAAACGGCTGCAAGCGTGGGGGCCATTACTTGGGATGATTTGATGGCGGCTGGCTTAATCGTGCATGAGGAAGCGGCGAAGCGGCGGCTGGTTATGGGCAAGCTGCTGGGCATCGGCTACGCTAACGGGAAGCAGTTCTATAAGCGCTGCACAAGCTTTTGCATTACGCGCGAGGAGTTTGAGAAGGCGCTGCAAGCCATGGAACAACAGGAACAGGGGTGA
- a CDS encoding Veg family protein → MAKNALLDIKRNLEAHVGSKIRLRANGGRRKTVERTGVLEETYPSVFIVKLDQESQSFKRVSYSYADILTESVEVTVCNDEGQVRITQT, encoded by the coding sequence ATGGCAAAAAATGCCCTACTGGATATAAAACGCAATTTGGAAGCTCATGTGGGCTCCAAGATTCGTCTGCGAGCAAATGGCGGTCGTCGTAAGACCGTTGAGCGCACCGGTGTGTTGGAAGAAACCTACCCTTCTGTTTTCATTGTTAAACTGGATCAGGAATCGCAGTCATTCAAGCGTGTTTCCTACAGTTATGCGGATATACTGACGGAGTCGGTGGAAGTGACCGTATGCAATGATGAAGGTCAAGTCCGAATTACCCAGACATAA
- the yabG gene encoding sporulation peptidase YabG, with protein sequence MEQGELVVRKSYGGDVLFRVEAVRTDHALLKGTDYRLLADAPIPDLSVVRDPKKEKATQLVRVKVNDSLSRIRQQHEQMAVQVKADIRHAMPQSQPFFEVPGKVLHLDGDGNYLRKSMQLYQTMNVPAHGVHAHESQMADLLYRLLPQVKPDIVVITGHDGVLKTRLEADLHSLSSYKNSQSFYNAVRVARDYEKNRDGLVVIAGACQSHFEALLQAGSNFASSPGRILIHALDPVYIAIKASYTSIRDTINLADVIHGTISGIDGVGGIETLGRYRIGLPKPKIKAAESSLQSIS encoded by the coding sequence ATGGAGCAAGGGGAGCTGGTCGTCCGCAAATCGTATGGCGGTGACGTGCTATTCCGCGTAGAAGCTGTTCGAACGGATCATGCCCTGTTGAAAGGCACGGATTACCGATTGCTTGCGGATGCACCGATTCCTGATTTATCGGTTGTTCGCGATCCAAAGAAAGAAAAAGCTACGCAGCTGGTCCGAGTGAAAGTAAATGACTCGCTCAGCCGCATACGTCAGCAGCATGAGCAAATGGCCGTTCAGGTGAAGGCGGATATTCGGCATGCGATGCCACAAAGCCAGCCTTTCTTCGAGGTGCCCGGCAAAGTGCTGCATTTGGACGGTGACGGCAATTATTTGCGTAAAAGCATGCAGCTGTACCAGACGATGAACGTACCGGCGCATGGCGTGCATGCGCATGAGTCACAAATGGCTGATTTGCTTTATCGGCTGCTGCCTCAAGTGAAGCCGGACATTGTGGTCATTACGGGGCATGACGGCGTGCTGAAAACAAGGCTGGAAGCAGATCTACACAGCCTGAGCAGCTATAAAAACTCGCAGAGCTTCTATAACGCGGTCCGCGTAGCGCGGGATTACGAGAAGAATCGCGACGGCCTTGTCGTCATTGCAGGAGCGTGCCAGTCGCATTTTGAAGCGCTGCTGCAAGCCGGCTCGAACTTCGCAAGCTCGCCCGGGAGAATTTTGATTCATGCGTTAGACCCGGTATACATTGCAATCAAAGCAAGCTATACGTCCATACGCGATACCATTAACCTGGCAGATGTCATTCATGGCACGATCAGCGGTATTGATGGCGTAGGCGGCATTGAGACGCTGGGAAGGTACCGCATTGGCTTGCCAAAGCCTAAAATTAAGGCAGCAGAGTCATCCTTGCAAAGCATTTCTTAA
- a CDS encoding small, acid-soluble spore protein, alpha/beta type, translating into MSRRRRSVMSEELKYELAKDLGFYDTVQKEGWGGIRAKDAGNMVKRAIQMAEQAAANGINRP; encoded by the coding sequence ATGAGCCGTAGAAGACGCAGTGTAATGTCCGAGGAATTGAAGTATGAGCTGGCAAAGGATCTAGGTTTTTATGATACGGTGCAAAAAGAAGGCTGGGGCGGCATTCGCGCCAAAGATGCTGGCAATATGGTCAAGCGGGCGATCCAGATGGCGGAGCAAGCCGCGGCAAATGGAATCAATCGCCCTTAA
- the ispE gene encoding 4-(cytidine 5'-diphospho)-2-C-methyl-D-erythritol kinase encodes MKIYEKAPAKINLLLDVLRKREDGFHEVEMIMTMVDLADRLEMQELPRDTIIISSQAGYIPLDEKNLAFQAARLIKDRYDVRKGVYIHLDKKIPVAAGLAGGSSDAAAALRGLNRLWQLNIPEQELCTLGAELGSDVPFCVTGGTAIATGRGERLEPIESPPQCWVVLAKPPINVSTADVYGKFRVAGIDQHPSAADMVSAIQRGSFADVCGGLGNVLESVTLDLYPEVRQLKESMIRLGADGVLMSGSGPTVFGLVSKEGKLPRIYNGLRGFCKEVYVVRMLT; translated from the coding sequence ATGAAAATTTATGAAAAAGCTCCGGCTAAAATCAATTTGTTGCTCGATGTGCTTCGCAAGCGTGAAGATGGCTTCCACGAGGTCGAGATGATCATGACGATGGTAGACCTTGCAGACCGTCTCGAAATGCAGGAGCTGCCGCGCGACACGATTATCATATCGAGCCAGGCCGGCTACATACCTTTAGATGAGAAGAACCTGGCGTTTCAGGCAGCGCGGCTTATTAAAGACCGCTATGATGTGCGTAAAGGTGTATATATTCATTTGGACAAAAAGATTCCGGTTGCCGCTGGCCTTGCTGGCGGCAGCAGCGACGCGGCAGCAGCCCTTAGAGGGCTGAACAGGCTGTGGCAGCTGAACATCCCTGAGCAAGAGCTGTGCACGCTTGGAGCGGAGCTTGGCTCCGACGTTCCGTTCTGCGTAACCGGCGGGACTGCCATCGCTACCGGACGCGGCGAGCGTCTGGAGCCGATCGAAAGTCCGCCGCAGTGCTGGGTCGTCCTTGCGAAGCCCCCAATCAATGTTTCCACTGCAGACGTGTATGGCAAGTTTCGAGTAGCGGGCATTGACCAGCATCCGTCTGCTGCCGACATGGTGTCAGCTATTCAGCGCGGTTCCTTCGCCGATGTGTGTGGGGGACTTGGCAATGTGCTGGAATCGGTAACGCTTGATCTATATCCGGAGGTGCGCCAGCTCAAGGAAAGCATGATTCGTCTCGGAGCGGATGGCGTGTTAATGTCAGGCAGCGGGCCGACGGTATTCGGGCTAGTATCGAAAGAAGGTAAGCTTCCGCGTATTTATAATGGGCTGCGCGGTTTTTGCAAGGAAGTTTACGTGGTAAGAATGCTAACATAA
- the rsmA gene encoding 16S rRNA (adenine(1518)-N(6)/adenine(1519)-N(6))-dimethyltransferase RsmA — MTEQQGLNKSAVKTAEVATPKRTKEIIAKYGFSFKKSLGQNFLIDQNILNNIVSAAELDETKGALEIGPGIGALTQRLAAVAGTVTAVEIDNRLIPILHDIFENEANVGIVHGDVLKLDLKQLFEERFSGVTGVSVVANLPYYVTTPILMKLLEERLPLENIVVMIQKEVAQRMAAKPGGKEYGSLSVAVQYYCEPKLVCTVPHTVFIPQPNVDSAVIKLALRDKPAVDVPDEAHFFRIVQASFAQRRKTLYNNLTALVGKEQREALTTLLQGLAIDPARRGETLSLEEFAKISRAFLEVGWRG, encoded by the coding sequence ATGACGGAGCAACAAGGGTTGAATAAAAGCGCGGTTAAGACCGCAGAGGTAGCCACGCCTAAACGGACGAAGGAAATAATAGCAAAGTACGGGTTTTCCTTTAAAAAGAGCTTAGGACAAAACTTTCTCATTGACCAAAATATATTAAACAATATAGTCAGTGCAGCTGAGCTTGACGAGACAAAAGGGGCACTTGAGATCGGCCCTGGTATTGGAGCGTTGACGCAGCGCCTTGCGGCAGTTGCGGGTACCGTAACCGCTGTTGAAATCGACAATCGGCTCATTCCGATTTTGCATGATATTTTCGAAAACGAGGCGAATGTGGGCATTGTGCACGGCGATGTGCTCAAGCTAGACCTGAAGCAGCTGTTCGAAGAGCGTTTCAGCGGCGTAACGGGCGTTAGCGTCGTGGCGAACCTGCCTTATTACGTGACGACACCGATTCTGATGAAGCTGCTGGAGGAGCGCCTGCCGCTGGAAAATATCGTCGTCATGATCCAGAAGGAAGTCGCACAGCGGATGGCAGCGAAGCCGGGCGGAAAGGAATATGGCAGCCTGAGCGTGGCTGTACAGTATTATTGCGAGCCTAAGCTCGTCTGTACAGTTCCTCATACGGTGTTCATACCTCAGCCGAACGTAGACTCGGCGGTTATTAAGCTTGCGCTGCGGGACAAGCCGGCTGTTGATGTGCCCGATGAGGCACATTTCTTCCGCATTGTGCAGGCCAGCTTCGCACAGCGCCGCAAGACGCTCTACAACAATTTGACGGCGCTTGTGGGCAAAGAACAGCGGGAGGCGCTGACAACGCTCCTGCAGGGGCTTGCGATCGATCCTGCGCGGCGGGGTGAAACACTGTCGCTGGAGGAATTCGCCAAGATCAGCCGCGCATTTTTGGAAGTGGGCTGGAGAGGCTAA